A window from bacterium encodes these proteins:
- the rodA gene encoding rod shape-determining protein RodA, whose amino-acid sequence MAVISLEERRLKDREFNPRSSPYAPWMHIDLLLVLAAAGLAAIGIAAIYSTTRGRDPENFDSFFLERQSLFAVAGALFMVFAAWFPYQELAKFAVAIYGVGILALIVVLGPLGEEVNGARSWFRFGDFQLQPSEFHKLAIIVAVAYFLSRYEDYLSAPRVFFAVGIVAWPGLLVLLQPDVGTAIIYVFIGFVLLLIGGIRFRQVIGIALIVVTVVALMINSNMLEEYQTNRLRTFVDPTTGITDAAFQQRQAQIAIGNGGVSGKGYGEGSQTLSGLVPQQHTDFIFTVIGEEFGFVGSAATLGLYALLLLRILQAARLAKDRFGALICSGVFAMILFQMFEAVGMTLGITPITGIPLPLVSYGGSSAIATLIGLGLVLNVRMRRFV is encoded by the coding sequence ATGGCAGTCATTTCTCTGGAGGAACGCCGTTTGAAGGACCGGGAGTTCAATCCCCGGAGCAGCCCCTACGCGCCGTGGATGCACATCGATTTGCTGTTGGTGCTGGCCGCGGCTGGTCTGGCCGCCATAGGGATCGCGGCCATCTACAGCACCACCCGAGGCCGCGATCCGGAGAATTTCGACTCTTTCTTCTTGGAGCGCCAATCGCTGTTCGCCGTGGCCGGCGCACTGTTCATGGTGTTTGCGGCCTGGTTTCCGTATCAGGAACTGGCCAAGTTCGCGGTAGCTATCTATGGAGTGGGGATTCTGGCTCTGATCGTGGTGCTGGGACCGTTGGGCGAAGAGGTCAACGGTGCCCGTTCGTGGTTCCGGTTCGGCGATTTCCAGCTTCAGCCGTCTGAATTCCACAAGCTGGCGATCATCGTGGCGGTGGCGTACTTCTTGTCGCGCTACGAAGACTACTTGAGCGCCCCCCGAGTGTTCTTTGCCGTAGGCATTGTGGCGTGGCCCGGATTACTGGTTCTTCTCCAGCCCGATGTGGGCACCGCGATCATCTACGTGTTCATCGGTTTCGTCCTGCTGCTGATCGGCGGCATCCGCTTCCGACAGGTCATCGGCATCGCCCTGATCGTGGTCACGGTGGTGGCGCTGATGATCAACTCCAACATGCTGGAGGAGTACCAGACCAACCGGCTGCGCACCTTCGTAGACCCCACTACCGGCATCACTGACGCCGCCTTCCAGCAGCGCCAAGCCCAGATTGCCATCGGCAATGGCGGGGTGAGCGGCAAGGGCTACGGCGAGGGCTCCCAGACGCTGAGCGGCTTGGTGCCCCAGCAGCACACCGACTTCATCTTCACCGTCATCGGCGAGGAATTCGGTTTCGTGGGCTCGGCCGCCACCCTGGGTCTCTACGCCCTGCTGTTGCTGAGGATTCTCCAGGCCGCTCGCCTGGCCAAGGACCGATTCGGCGCCCTTATCTGCTCGGGCGTGTTCGCCATGATCCTGTTTCAGATGTTCGAGGCGGTGGGCATGACACTGGGCATCACCCCCATAACCGGCATTCCCCTTCCCCTGGTTTCCTACGGCGGTTCCTCAGCTATCGCCACACTCATAGGCCTCGGCTTGGTTCTCAACGTCCGCATGCGCAGGTTTGTCTGA